AAGTTTTATTTTGCCAAATAATTTTAAGAGCTAAAAAAGGATAAAAAACTCCTGAAAAAAAGCCAAATCCTGTTACTATTGATCTACTCATAATTTTAATTAATATAGTCTTTGTTTATAATGGTTCTTCAGAGTGTGGTTATGATAAATTAATAAAAAATAACTTCCATAACCTTTATTGAATAGTGTTTATAGTTAAATAAAAACTAAAAGTTTATAAATTATTATTTAATAATCTCCTATTGCCTATTGCCTATTGCCTATTGCCTACTCTAACTAATAATTTACACGACGAGAAGTGATAGAACCTTTCTAATTGCTAATTACTAACTGCTAATTTCTAATTTTTAATGATGCTTTTTAAAAATGATATAAAAATCTATTCTCAATTAGAACAGGGAAAGAGATGGTTAAACAAATATATTAATTGTCTTCCTCTTTTCACTTGCACATTAGGGTTTACAAATACAGCTTTAATCGAAGGCATTTCCACCGCAGGGGCAACCGTTGACTCTCGCCGCTATACTGCTTTAGCTGATGCAGAATTTTTGGTAAAAGGTGTTCAAACAAAATCAATTTTTCCCTTACCCCCCCTAGATGTAGGAATCTCCCCCACTTTCATCAGTCGTGCGGTGGTAGAAAAATTTAATCTACCTGTAATTATATTCAATGCAGGGTTACTGCAATCTCCTTCCGTTGCCAATATTGACTTAGGAGGAAAAAGTGCTAATTGTGTTTCCACGGGAAAAGCCTTACCCCTAGATACTGTCAAACATCTCTATCAAGAAGGATTAAAATGGGGAAAAATCCTTGCCCAACAAGCAGAAGATAGCTATTTAATTCTGAGTGAGTGCGTAGTAGGAGGTACAACAACAGCTTTGGCGGTGTTAACTGCTTTAGGTATCGAAGCTCAAGATAAAGTTAATAGTAGCCATCCTGTATGTAATCATCAACAAAAATGGGAGATTGTCAGCCGAGGGTTAAAAAATAGTAACTATAATTTTAATGATCCCTTAGAAATTATCGCCGCAGTGGGTGATCCGATGCAAATAGTAGTAAGTGCGATCGCTCTTTCTGCTAGTACAACAGTGGGGGTAATGTTGGCAGGAGGCACACAAATGTTAGCTATCTATGCCCTAATCAAAGCCCTAAATCGTTACTATAACCTTGAAACCTGTTTAGACAATATTATCGTTGGTACAACTCGGTGGGTAGCCGAAGACACCACAGGAGACACCGTCGGATTAGCTCAATTAATCGGGGATGTGTCTGTTTGTGCAACACAATTGAATTTTAGTAATTCCCGTTTTCCCAGTTTGCAAGTTTATGAGCAAGGTTTTGTCAAAGAGGGAGTGGGAGCAGGAGGAAGTGCGATCGCATCTCATTTATTAGGTATGACAAAAGAAGAATTATTATCTGCCATAGAAAAGATTATTCTTCAGTTTTAAATCTAGCTAATTTCAGATTTCAGGCATTTAGCCCTAGTTATGATACTCGAGAAAAGAAATATTGAAAAATAAGGCTTTGAGATTCATAATCACCTGAATTTAATGAAAAAACTATTGAAAAACAAAGAGTTGAAACCTATCAATTAACAAAATTTCCTCACCCCCACCCATAATTTTATGTCTAATTTGGGTAATACCTTACTGTAAACGATAAAAATCATCATCTCTATGAGCCAAATCGTTACGAAATGCCAATAATTGTTCCTCCAAACAAGCAATACGGTAATAGGCGGCTGTTAACTGGGCGGTTAAACGATTAACCTGCTCTTCAGAAGATATGTTGACATTATCAGAAACAGAAGAGTAAGAACTAGAAAAAGAAGTTTGTAAAGAATTATCATCCACCAAAATATCTTTATGATTATTTAATAACTGGTGATGCTCGGAAGAAAAACCTTCTCTACCATTAAACGTAGAAGGTTGAAAAGAATCAGAAGAAGATTGATTTAAAAGATCCATTTGTTGAGAAGTTAGATTCGTTAAATCATTGTCTAAACTCATATGAGAATTATCTATTCCTTGCCATCCCACGTGTTCGGCTAATTGTTTCACCATTAAGTATATTTGGCCAATTCTCTTGTGAATTTTCTTCAAATCTTGT
This is a stretch of genomic DNA from Cyanobacterium aponinum PCC 10605. It encodes these proteins:
- the cobT gene encoding nicotinate mononucleotide-dependent phosphoribosyltransferase CobT — translated: MMLFKNDIKIYSQLEQGKRWLNKYINCLPLFTCTLGFTNTALIEGISTAGATVDSRRYTALADAEFLVKGVQTKSIFPLPPLDVGISPTFISRAVVEKFNLPVIIFNAGLLQSPSVANIDLGGKSANCVSTGKALPLDTVKHLYQEGLKWGKILAQQAEDSYLILSECVVGGTTTALAVLTALGIEAQDKVNSSHPVCNHQQKWEIVSRGLKNSNYNFNDPLEIIAAVGDPMQIVVSAIALSASTTVGVMLAGGTQMLAIYALIKALNRYYNLETCLDNIIVGTTRWVAEDTTGDTVGLAQLIGDVSVCATQLNFSNSRFPSLQVYEQGFVKEGVGAGGSAIASHLLGMTKEELLSAIEKIILQF